The DNA window ATCAACGCCCGTGGTTACGGTCATCATTCCGCTGAATCACTCAAGGCGATGATCTACCTGAACCTCGGTGGAATCGAGGTCAAACTCCCCACACAAACGTAAGGAGGGGCACATATGTTCGATAGTAGCAACCCCGGGGGTGGGGCGCAATGCCTCAGCCTGGGGAAAGGTTCTGCAAGGCGAGACCGAGTACACGCTCCAGGTCATCGACTCCGTAGGCAGTGCTGGACTTGCCTGCATCCTCCGCCACGAGGTGGTTGGACATGGCCAGTCCGTGCAGCAGGACCCAGAGGAGCGGGCCGACGTCTCGGGGGTCGTCGGGGATCAATAGCCTGCTCCGTTGAGCATCCACTACGAGCTCATGAAAGTATGAGTTGAATTCGGCGGCAGCGGTTTTCAGTACTTCGCTCGGTTTGAACGCGTAGTCGCCGCCGAACTCCAGGCGGTAGTGATTCGGGTAT is part of the Rhodococcus sovatensis genome and encodes:
- a CDS encoding TetR-like C-terminal domain-containing protein; the encoded protein is MLRAADTPTADTTSIFRACLAYVRVAWKYPNHYRLEFGGDYAFKPSEVLKTAAAEFNSYFHELVVDAQRSRLLIPDDPRDVGPLLWVLLHGLAMSNHLVAEDAGKSSTAYGVDDLERVLGLALQNLSPG